Proteins encoded within one genomic window of Nitrospina gracilis 3/211:
- a CDS encoding SurA N-terminal domain-containing protein, which translates to MLNLIRQHADSWMIKGILWLIVLAFVGTIFYSWGMGGPVQGRSGLLGTVNGKNITLAEYDRSFENLVSFYRDQFQSRFSEDMIEKMDLKNSALEALVQKKLLLMEAEKQGIQISDAELADRILTNTSFQKDNKFSRALYDRFLTFNRMTAQEFEANQRQFLLMEKVESFIKDNTQVSDVEIQEAWAKENRKIKIQYVAFSRDYFQSQITPTDEQLKQYFEAHKRDFEVPLQIKAQYVKLSPAQVIGDIKVYDEDIKDYYDANQATYLVKKRYKARHILVRTELNTLGGDTLSTDEKEKRLNESDAKAKAKAEDILKQIKEGGKTFEEMAKEHSDDKMSGAKGGDLGQFPKGTMVPEFEAALETMKPGAISGPVQTAFGFHLIKLEEVHPQRLKPLEEVKEEIVEKLKKMKATQRIRRIAKKIFQSAEKDQDLSRAAQKYEQTTKTTDFFSGKDHDIPEIGVVPEFFNTAFTLQDNAVSSPVNTFEASYLLKVIERKPPYVPDFEEVEAEVKEAFMESRHLEVTKAKWEKMAHELAKDGNLEALAEANTLVVEETPYFSQVDSIPGIGNIQSIKAKAFDTEPGKTTRGESPQTYYLIKVVDLQQADKPNKKEIQQTYQRLKQEKGNIVFRNWLENKKAEARILVDKTLL; encoded by the coding sequence ATGCTGAATTTGATCCGACAACATGCGGATTCATGGATGATCAAGGGCATCCTGTGGTTGATCGTTCTCGCCTTCGTGGGCACCATTTTCTATTCATGGGGTATGGGTGGACCGGTGCAGGGCCGAAGCGGCCTCCTCGGGACCGTCAACGGAAAGAACATCACCCTCGCAGAGTACGACCGTTCTTTCGAAAACCTGGTCAGCTTCTACCGCGACCAGTTCCAAAGCCGGTTCTCGGAAGACATGATCGAAAAAATGGACCTTAAGAACTCCGCACTCGAGGCCCTCGTCCAGAAAAAGCTTCTGCTCATGGAAGCGGAAAAACAGGGAATTCAGATAAGCGACGCTGAGCTGGCGGACCGTATTCTTACCAACACCAGTTTTCAGAAGGACAATAAATTCAGCCGGGCTCTTTACGACCGGTTCCTCACTTTCAACCGCATGACGGCCCAGGAATTTGAAGCCAACCAGCGCCAGTTCCTCCTGATGGAAAAGGTAGAATCCTTTATTAAAGACAACACGCAGGTTTCGGACGTGGAAATCCAGGAAGCGTGGGCCAAGGAAAACCGCAAGATCAAGATCCAATACGTGGCGTTTTCCAGGGATTACTTCCAGTCACAAATCACTCCCACCGATGAGCAGCTGAAACAATACTTCGAAGCCCACAAACGCGATTTTGAAGTACCCCTTCAAATCAAGGCCCAGTATGTGAAGCTGAGTCCGGCCCAGGTCATCGGGGATATCAAAGTCTATGATGAGGACATCAAGGATTACTACGATGCCAACCAGGCGACCTACCTGGTAAAAAAACGGTATAAAGCCAGGCACATCCTCGTACGAACGGAACTCAACACGCTGGGCGGAGACACGCTGTCCACCGACGAAAAGGAAAAACGCCTGAACGAGTCGGACGCCAAGGCCAAAGCCAAAGCGGAAGATATCCTCAAGCAAATAAAGGAAGGTGGCAAGACCTTTGAAGAAATGGCAAAGGAACATTCCGACGACAAGATGTCCGGCGCCAAGGGGGGAGACTTGGGGCAGTTTCCCAAAGGAACCATGGTTCCGGAATTTGAAGCTGCCCTGGAAACAATGAAACCGGGCGCCATCTCCGGCCCGGTGCAGACCGCGTTTGGTTTTCATCTCATTAAACTGGAGGAAGTGCATCCGCAACGCCTGAAACCTCTGGAGGAAGTGAAGGAGGAGATCGTTGAGAAATTGAAAAAGATGAAAGCGACGCAACGCATACGCCGCATCGCTAAAAAGATCTTCCAGTCCGCGGAGAAGGATCAGGACCTTTCAAGGGCGGCCCAGAAGTATGAGCAGACCACGAAGACCACCGATTTCTTTTCAGGCAAGGATCACGATATTCCCGAAATCGGCGTGGTACCTGAGTTTTTCAATACCGCGTTCACTCTCCAGGACAACGCGGTAAGCAGCCCGGTCAATACGTTTGAGGCGTCCTATCTGCTCAAGGTCATCGAGCGCAAACCACCCTACGTTCCGGATTTTGAAGAGGTGGAAGCGGAGGTAAAAGAAGCCTTCATGGAAAGCCGCCATCTGGAGGTGACGAAGGCAAAGTGGGAAAAGATGGCCCATGAACTCGCCAAGGACGGCAACCTGGAAGCGCTGGCAGAAGCCAACACACTGGTCGTAGAGGAAACACCGTATTTCAGCCAGGTGGACTCCATTCCAGGCATCGGTAATATTCAATCAATCAAAGCCAAAGCTTTCGATACCGAACCGGGAAAAACCACCAGAGGGGAGTCCCCACAAACTTATTACCTGATCAAGGTCGTTGACCTGCAGCAGGCCGACAAACCGAATAAAAAAGAAATTCAACAAACTTACCAGCGTTTGAAACAGGAAAAGGGCAACATTGTGTTCCGCAACTGGCTGGAAAATAAAAAGGCCGAGGCCCGCATCCTGGTGGACAAAACGCTTTTGTAA
- the mreD gene encoding rod shape-determining protein MreD: MWWRIALTFLLLFTLQTTLLDTVSVGGVRPDLVLILAVYCAIIFEENAGVAMAVALGFFQDCLSGDLLGVNTLSKGLIGFVFANLKSKLVLEGFGPTSTFFALASLFDGMIFYLVSVFIFKAHLAFGVFFPSLIIFMIYNAVVGVAAFYLFNWARRRWVRRPGF, translated from the coding sequence ATGTGGTGGCGCATCGCGTTGACATTCCTGCTGTTGTTCACGCTTCAGACCACGCTTTTGGACACGGTCTCCGTGGGCGGTGTGCGACCAGATCTGGTTTTGATCCTGGCGGTGTATTGTGCGATCATTTTTGAAGAAAACGCCGGAGTGGCCATGGCCGTGGCCCTTGGATTTTTTCAGGACTGCCTATCCGGCGACCTGTTGGGGGTCAATACGTTGTCAAAAGGGCTCATTGGATTTGTGTTTGCCAACTTGAAAAGCAAACTGGTGCTGGAAGGCTTTGGACCCACAAGCACGTTCTTCGCGCTTGCATCTTTATTCGATGGGATGATTTTTTACCTCGTTTCCGTATTCATATTTAAAGCCCATCTTGCATTCGGCGTCTTTTTTCCCTCTCTGATTATCTTCATGATCTACAACGCGGTTGTGGGGGTCGCCGCATTTTATCTTTTCAACTGGGCCCGCCGGCGGTGGGTCCGGCGGCCCGGTTTTTGA
- the thiD gene encoding bifunctional hydroxymethylpyrimidine kinase/phosphomethylpyrimidine kinase, whose translation MKTVSTVLAVGGSDSSGGAGVPADIKTITAHDLFATSVIASITIQNSQGVKTAYDLGEEEVTAQLQTILEDGKPSAVKTGMLGNEEIVECVARLFKKFKVKNLVVDPVIRSSNGTPLLSDEGVRILKDRLLPLAQVVTPNLPEAEILSGVRIRNEKDLKKAAQAILNTGVRHVLIKGGHAKKNADDWLFGGKRSWVFESERLDNENLHGTGCALASAIACGLAKGLAVNDAVENAKGFIHAAIRGGVQTGKGKGHVDPMARIQQVHQRFELLQGVSAALEVLKANHIGHLIPEVQSNLGVGVPGASGVEDVIAVPGRIIKLGDEIRTVAQPQFGASRHVAKIVLTAMRFDPTMRAVMNIKFSDTILNACKRLKFRIASFDRGREPKSVKQLEGSSLEWGTYTAIEKFGAVPDIIYDLGGQGKEEMVRVLAPDIGALLDKVLKIHQVALRIRPAKETDRWRKR comes from the coding sequence ATGAAAACTGTTTCAACTGTACTGGCCGTGGGCGGCTCCGATTCTTCCGGCGGCGCCGGCGTGCCCGCCGACATCAAAACCATCACCGCGCACGACCTGTTCGCCACTTCGGTGATTGCGTCGATTACCATCCAGAACTCGCAGGGCGTGAAAACCGCTTACGATCTGGGAGAGGAAGAGGTGACAGCGCAATTGCAAACCATTCTGGAAGACGGCAAACCTTCTGCCGTCAAGACCGGCATGCTGGGCAATGAGGAAATCGTGGAATGCGTCGCCCGGCTGTTTAAAAAATTCAAGGTTAAGAATCTGGTGGTGGATCCCGTTATCCGTTCCTCCAACGGAACCCCGTTGCTGTCGGACGAAGGAGTGCGGATTCTAAAAGACAGGTTGCTTCCGCTGGCGCAGGTGGTGACGCCTAACCTGCCGGAAGCGGAAATCCTCTCCGGCGTCCGTATCCGTAACGAAAAAGATTTGAAGAAGGCGGCGCAGGCGATTCTGAATACCGGCGTCCGGCACGTGCTCATCAAGGGCGGGCACGCAAAGAAGAACGCCGACGACTGGTTGTTCGGCGGCAAACGATCGTGGGTGTTCGAATCCGAGCGGCTGGACAACGAAAATCTGCATGGCACCGGGTGCGCTCTGGCCTCGGCCATCGCCTGCGGGTTGGCGAAAGGGCTGGCCGTGAATGACGCCGTGGAGAATGCGAAAGGGTTTATTCATGCCGCAATCCGCGGTGGCGTTCAGACGGGGAAGGGCAAGGGGCACGTCGATCCTATGGCGCGCATCCAACAGGTGCATCAACGGTTCGAGTTGTTGCAGGGCGTGTCGGCGGCGCTGGAGGTGTTGAAGGCGAACCACATCGGCCACCTGATTCCTGAGGTGCAGTCCAACCTCGGTGTCGGTGTGCCCGGCGCGAGCGGGGTGGAAGATGTCATCGCGGTGCCCGGCCGCATCATTAAGCTCGGCGACGAAATCCGCACCGTGGCCCAGCCGCAGTTCGGAGCATCGCGTCACGTGGCGAAGATCGTGCTCACAGCGATGCGGTTCGATCCCACTATGCGCGCGGTGATGAACATCAAGTTCAGCGATACTATTCTTAACGCGTGCAAACGGTTGAAGTTCCGCATTGCGTCGTTCGATCGTGGCAGGGAACCCAAATCGGTGAAGCAGCTGGAAGGGTCGTCTCTGGAATGGGGAACCTACACCGCCATTGAAAAGTTTGGGGCGGTGCCGGACATCATTTACGATCTGGGGGGGCAGGGCAAGGAGGAGATGGTTCGTGTTCTGGCGCCGGATATTGGTGCCCTGCTGGACAAGGTGTTGAAAATTCACCAGGTGGCCCTCAGGATCCGCCCGGCAAAAGAAACCGACCGCTGGCGAAAACGCTGA
- a CDS encoding rod shape-determining protein — MFNLFADLFSNDLAIDLGTANTLVYVKGRGVVLREPSVVAINSHTREILAVGEEAKKMLGRAPGSIQAIRPMKDGVIAHFEETQQMISHFIRKVHNNRKTFVSPQVIIAIPSGVTQVEKRAVRDSAHSAGAREVFLIEEPMAAAIGVDLPIEEPTGNMIIDIGGGTTEVAIMSLSGTVYSKSVRVAGDEMDEAIVNYVKKKYNLLIGERTAESVKIQIGTAYPTEPRQTMEVKGRDLVAGIPKTLIISDEEIAEALQEIFGTIVESVKIALERTPPELAADIVDKGVVLAGGGALIRGLDTLLREATGLPVTVAEDPLSAVANGVGKLLSDPKLLKKVAL, encoded by the coding sequence GTGTTCAATTTATTCGCCGATCTGTTTTCCAACGATCTCGCCATTGATTTGGGAACCGCCAACACTCTCGTTTATGTCAAGGGCCGGGGGGTCGTTCTGCGCGAGCCTTCGGTGGTGGCGATCAACAGCCACACCAGGGAAATTCTGGCGGTGGGGGAAGAGGCCAAGAAAATGCTGGGCCGGGCTCCTGGAAGCATCCAGGCCATCCGCCCGATGAAGGACGGGGTCATCGCCCATTTTGAAGAAACCCAGCAGATGATCAGCCACTTCATCCGCAAGGTGCATAATAACCGAAAGACCTTTGTGTCGCCGCAGGTGATCATTGCCATTCCATCAGGGGTGACACAGGTGGAAAAGCGGGCGGTGCGCGATTCCGCCCATTCTGCAGGTGCCCGAGAGGTGTTTCTGATCGAGGAACCCATGGCCGCGGCTATCGGTGTGGATTTGCCCATTGAAGAACCGACCGGCAACATGATCATCGATATCGGCGGCGGCACCACGGAAGTCGCCATCATGTCGCTTTCCGGCACGGTCTACAGCAAATCCGTGCGCGTGGCTGGGGATGAGATGGATGAGGCCATCGTCAATTACGTCAAAAAGAAATACAACCTGCTGATTGGCGAACGCACCGCAGAAAGCGTGAAAATTCAAATCGGCACTGCCTATCCTACAGAGCCCCGGCAGACCATGGAGGTCAAGGGACGCGACCTGGTGGCGGGTATTCCCAAAACACTCATCATTTCCGACGAGGAGATTGCCGAAGCCCTGCAGGAAATTTTCGGAACCATCGTCGAATCGGTGAAAATCGCGCTGGAGCGTACCCCGCCGGAACTCGCGGCCGATATTGTGGACAAGGGTGTTGTCCTGGCAGGTGGCGGGGCGTTGATCCGCGGGCTGGACACCCTGCTTCGAGAGGCCACGGGTTTGCCCGTGACGGTTGCCGAGGACCCCCTGTCCGCTGTGGCCAACGGAGTGGGAAAACTCCTGTCGGACCCCAAACTCCTGAAAAAAGTCGCCCTGTGA
- the uvrB gene encoding excinuclease ABC subunit UvrB: MQPFQLKADFSPSGHQPRAIEQLVRQYTEGGHQTLLGVTGSGKTYTIANVVEKLQRPTLVIAHNKTLAAQLYNEFKDFFPDNAVGYFVSYYDYYQPEAYLPTTDTYIEKDASINDEIDKMRHAATHALFERRDVLIVASVSCIYGLGSPEAYHGMLLFLERGMETDRERVLRKLVDIQYKRNDIDFQRGTFRVRGDIVEILPVYERNEAVRIEFFGDEIERLSTFDPLTLETLNEIDRIAIYPASHYTTPKDQLERAISDIQDELRERIQYFRSQNLLIEAQRIEQRTMFDLEMIREIGYCQGIENYSRHLMGREPGSPPPTLLDYFPDDALFVIDESHVTIPQLHGMYKGDRARKETLIRYGFRLPSAFDNRPLKWEEFSARHNSLVYVSATPGPYELEQSRDKVAELIVRPTGLVDPLIEVRPVSGQVDNLYHEIVQRAERDERTLVTTLTKRFAEDLTEHFTEMGLKVKYLHSDIVTIERIQIIRELRLGEFDALIGINLLREGLDIPEVSLIAILDADKEGFLRSATSLIQTSGRAARNLSGHVIMYADKVTPAMQQAIGETKRRRAIQTEYNEQHGITPTSIQKSIKDTMGDWERHTVVPMVQEEEEEYMAGGNVLDFIAQLEKRMHTHAKNLEFEKAAELRDRIKTLRQKELEFGS; this comes from the coding sequence ATGCAACCCTTTCAATTGAAAGCCGATTTTTCCCCTTCTGGCCACCAGCCACGAGCCATCGAACAGCTGGTCCGGCAGTACACGGAAGGAGGCCACCAGACCCTGCTTGGCGTCACGGGGTCCGGAAAAACCTACACCATCGCCAACGTGGTTGAAAAACTCCAGCGGCCGACCCTAGTGATCGCCCACAACAAAACCCTTGCCGCCCAGTTGTACAACGAGTTCAAGGATTTTTTCCCTGACAACGCAGTGGGCTACTTCGTCAGTTATTACGACTACTACCAGCCGGAAGCGTACCTGCCCACCACCGACACCTACATCGAGAAGGACGCCTCGATCAACGACGAGATCGACAAGATGCGCCACGCGGCCACACACGCTTTATTCGAACGACGGGATGTTCTGATCGTCGCCAGTGTTTCGTGCATCTACGGCCTTGGTTCTCCGGAGGCGTACCACGGGATGCTGTTGTTTCTGGAACGGGGCATGGAAACCGACCGCGAGCGGGTCTTGCGCAAGCTGGTCGATATCCAGTACAAACGCAACGACATTGATTTCCAGCGCGGCACCTTTCGCGTGCGTGGGGATATCGTCGAAATCCTGCCGGTGTACGAACGCAACGAGGCGGTGCGCATCGAGTTCTTTGGCGACGAAATCGAACGGCTCTCCACGTTCGATCCCCTGACGCTCGAGACGCTGAACGAAATCGATCGCATCGCCATCTACCCGGCCAGCCACTACACCACGCCGAAAGACCAGCTGGAACGGGCCATCTCCGACATCCAGGACGAACTGCGCGAGCGCATCCAGTATTTCCGCAGTCAAAACCTGCTGATTGAGGCCCAGCGAATCGAACAGCGCACCATGTTCGATCTGGAGATGATCCGCGAGATCGGATACTGCCAGGGTATCGAAAACTATTCCCGGCACTTGATGGGACGCGAGCCCGGAAGCCCGCCGCCCACCCTTCTTGATTACTTTCCGGACGACGCCCTGTTCGTGATCGACGAAAGCCACGTCACCATCCCGCAATTGCACGGAATGTACAAGGGCGATCGTGCACGCAAGGAAACGCTCATCCGCTACGGTTTCCGTTTGCCCTCGGCTTTCGACAACCGGCCGCTGAAGTGGGAGGAGTTTTCGGCACGGCACAACAGCCTGGTTTATGTCAGCGCCACGCCCGGTCCCTACGAACTGGAGCAGTCCAGGGACAAGGTGGCCGAATTGATCGTGCGGCCGACCGGACTGGTCGACCCGCTAATTGAAGTGCGTCCGGTGAGCGGACAGGTGGACAACCTGTACCATGAAATTGTTCAACGCGCCGAGCGCGACGAAAGGACACTGGTCACCACCCTCACCAAGCGCTTCGCCGAAGATTTGACCGAACACTTCACCGAAATGGGATTGAAGGTCAAGTACCTGCATTCGGACATAGTGACCATCGAGCGCATCCAGATCATCCGCGAGTTGAGGCTGGGCGAGTTCGACGCATTGATCGGCATCAACCTCCTGCGCGAAGGGCTGGACATCCCCGAGGTGTCCCTGATCGCGATTCTCGACGCCGACAAGGAAGGGTTTCTGCGTTCCGCCACCTCGCTCATCCAGACGTCAGGCCGCGCCGCGCGCAACCTTTCTGGGCACGTCATCATGTACGCCGACAAGGTGACCCCCGCCATGCAGCAGGCGATTGGCGAAACCAAGCGCCGCCGCGCCATCCAGACCGAGTACAACGAACAGCACGGCATCACGCCCACGTCCATTCAAAAATCGATCAAGGACACGATGGGTGACTGGGAACGGCACACGGTGGTACCCATGGTGCAGGAAGAGGAGGAAGAATACATGGCCGGCGGCAATGTGCTGGACTTCATCGCGCAGCTGGAAAAGCGCATGCACACCCACGCGAAGAATCTGGAGTTCGAAAAGGCGGCGGAGTTGCGTGACCGCATCAAAACGCTTCGGCAGAAAGAACTGGAATTCGGTTCCTGA
- the mreC gene encoding rod shape-determining protein MreC, producing MKKGLKDRKKTVVFAAIVFVSLLLMTVNIKRSAHPTFFEKIILWIVSPIQGAVTHTTRALSGVVDDYFFLIKTEEENEHLKKRINTLIKEKTELEEEVARLNRIYNLTQYQAEAKVASVVATVIAYDASQWAKTVVINKGSNDGLRENLPVVTAQGVVGHIIQVGYNSAKVMLITDSRSAVDALFQADRATGVVVGTGDDSCEMKYVPINAGVEVGDDVLSSGLGGVFPKGLHLGRVIQVQKATQGLFQEVTIVPSADLARLEEVLVLLLQD from the coding sequence GTGAAAAAAGGACTCAAAGACAGAAAAAAAACAGTCGTATTCGCCGCCATCGTTTTTGTTTCTCTCCTCCTCATGACGGTGAATATCAAGCGGTCGGCCCATCCCACCTTCTTCGAAAAAATCATTCTCTGGATCGTCAGCCCCATCCAGGGTGCCGTCACCCACACCACCCGTGCCCTGTCCGGCGTCGTCGACGATTACTTCTTCCTGATCAAGACGGAGGAGGAAAACGAACATCTGAAAAAACGCATCAACACCCTTATCAAGGAAAAAACCGAACTGGAAGAGGAGGTGGCGCGCCTCAACCGAATCTACAACCTGACCCAATATCAGGCCGAGGCCAAAGTGGCGTCGGTGGTTGCCACGGTCATTGCCTACGATGCCTCGCAGTGGGCGAAGACCGTGGTCATAAACAAGGGGTCGAATGACGGACTGCGCGAAAACCTTCCGGTGGTCACGGCGCAGGGTGTGGTCGGGCACATTATTCAGGTCGGTTACAACTCCGCAAAGGTTATGCTGATTACCGACAGCCGAAGTGCCGTGGACGCCCTGTTTCAGGCAGATCGCGCCACCGGGGTGGTTGTGGGCACCGGGGATGATTCCTGTGAAATGAAGTACGTACCGATAAACGCCGGGGTGGAGGTGGGTGACGATGTGCTGTCTTCGGGATTGGGCGGGGTGTTTCCAAAGGGACTCCATTTGGGACGCGTGATCCAGGTTCAGAAGGCCACGCAGGGCCTGTTCCAGGAAGTGACCATTGTTCCCAGCGCGGACCTCGCCCGGTTGGAGGAAGTGCTGGTCCTCCTTCTCCAGGATTGA
- the mrdA gene encoding penicillin-binding protein 2: protein MSKYLYSHDVSEEVRRKVRIFVILVGACFLVLWMRVWYLQILKGENFETLSENNRVRLVSLPSFRGKILDRNGTVLASIRPSYNLYITPEDAGNLNQTLRTLKRHLDFDIDRVLEDARTSRPFKPVLVRADIDRTVVAFIEENNRILPGVQIKVEPLRNYLHDHLASHLMGYLGEISEARLEAMKDADYMMGDMIGQYGLELFYESELTGKKGYKEIEVDVAGRQLRTLRKLPPQSGRNLVLTLDYEVQKVVDKLMTGTKENPIVGSAVVMDVTNGEVIAIVSKPDFNPNLFARGITLEEWRQMQSASHNPLQNRAVNGVYPPASTYKIVTAYAAMEEGIIQEDTKYKCPGFFSFGPRKGRFNCWKRSGHGQVNLYDALVQSCDVFFYHIGYELGVDRIAQYARQMGLGDFTQVRMNGERPGLVPTVKWKTTTQRGLWLPGDTIAASIGQGYNLVTPIQQARLISAIANGGKLFRPILIKQIKDKDNQVLTAPVPEQVAQLQPRTHVLDVIRKALLGVVYDKKGTGRRAGSRKIKVAGKTGTAQVVALSALTKYEEKEDIPFEFRDHSWFVGYAPYDNPKIGVAVILEHGGSGGKVAAPLVRKIIEAYNKVNTLDKPSTPDGLPPEMAGTSRESGRAVKDI, encoded by the coding sequence GTGAGCAAATACCTGTACAGCCATGACGTTTCCGAGGAAGTCCGCAGAAAAGTACGGATTTTCGTCATTCTGGTTGGTGCGTGCTTTCTCGTCCTTTGGATGCGTGTGTGGTATTTGCAGATCCTCAAGGGGGAAAACTTTGAGACCCTGTCCGAAAACAATCGCGTCCGCCTGGTTTCCCTTCCGTCGTTTCGCGGCAAAATCCTCGACCGCAATGGCACGGTCCTGGCCTCCATCCGCCCCTCGTACAATCTGTATATCACTCCGGAGGATGCCGGAAACCTCAACCAGACGCTGCGCACTCTGAAGCGTCATTTGGATTTCGATATTGACCGCGTCCTTGAGGACGCGCGTACGTCGCGTCCGTTCAAACCGGTTCTCGTGCGGGCAGACATCGATCGAACGGTCGTGGCGTTCATTGAGGAAAACAACCGTATCCTGCCCGGGGTCCAGATCAAGGTGGAGCCCCTCCGCAATTACCTGCACGACCATCTTGCTTCCCACCTCATGGGTTACCTCGGCGAAATTTCCGAAGCGCGTCTGGAAGCCATGAAAGATGCCGATTACATGATGGGTGACATGATCGGGCAGTATGGCTTGGAGTTGTTCTACGAGTCGGAGTTGACTGGCAAAAAGGGTTACAAGGAAATCGAAGTGGATGTCGCGGGTCGCCAATTACGCACCCTGCGCAAGCTTCCTCCCCAAAGCGGCCGCAACCTCGTTTTGACCCTGGATTACGAAGTGCAGAAAGTGGTTGATAAACTGATGACCGGTACGAAGGAAAACCCCATCGTCGGGTCGGCAGTGGTGATGGACGTCACCAACGGGGAGGTCATCGCCATCGTCAGCAAGCCTGACTTCAACCCCAACCTGTTCGCGCGTGGCATCACGCTGGAGGAATGGCGACAGATGCAGTCCGCCTCCCACAACCCCCTTCAGAACCGCGCGGTGAACGGGGTCTACCCCCCGGCTTCGACCTACAAGATTGTGACCGCTTACGCGGCGATGGAAGAAGGGATCATCCAGGAAGACACGAAATACAAATGTCCGGGTTTTTTCTCCTTCGGCCCGCGCAAGGGGCGGTTCAACTGTTGGAAACGGAGCGGGCACGGGCAGGTCAATTTGTACGATGCTCTGGTCCAGTCCTGCGACGTATTCTTTTACCACATCGGTTATGAACTCGGCGTGGATCGCATCGCCCAGTACGCGCGGCAGATGGGGTTGGGCGATTTCACCCAGGTGCGCATGAACGGGGAAAGACCCGGGCTGGTGCCGACCGTCAAATGGAAAACCACCACTCAGCGGGGACTGTGGTTGCCCGGCGACACCATCGCGGCCTCCATCGGCCAGGGTTACAACCTGGTGACGCCCATTCAACAGGCGAGGCTGATCTCTGCGATCGCCAACGGCGGCAAGCTGTTCCGTCCCATCCTGATCAAGCAGATCAAGGACAAGGACAACCAGGTCCTCACTGCACCGGTGCCGGAACAGGTCGCTCAACTTCAGCCCAGGACGCATGTGCTGGATGTGATCCGTAAAGCCCTTCTGGGTGTGGTGTATGACAAGAAAGGCACCGGCCGGCGCGCGGGTTCGCGGAAGATCAAGGTGGCGGGAAAGACGGGCACCGCCCAGGTGGTCGCGTTGAGTGCGCTCACCAAATATGAGGAGAAAGAAGATATCCCGTTTGAGTTTCGTGACCACTCGTGGTTCGTCGGGTATGCACCGTATGACAATCCCAAAATCGGTGTGGCGGTAATCCTCGAGCACGGAGGGTCCGGGGGCAAGGTGGCCGCTCCTCTCGTACGCAAGATCATTGAAGCTTATAACAAGGTCAATACGCTGGACAAACCCTCTACGCCCGATGGCCTGCCTCCGGAAATGGCGGGCACCAGTCGGGAATCCGGACGTGCGGTGAAGGACATCTGA